The Erigeron canadensis isolate Cc75 chromosome 1, C_canadensis_v1, whole genome shotgun sequence genome segment TTTCACCCATAGTCAAAAGGTCAACAAAATGTTGGGAATACCGCCCAATTCTCAACTTTTGACTCCTTCGTACTTCACCCTCTGTTGGATTTAAGTCTCCGGCGAGAAGGTTCAATAATGTCGATTTTCCAGCTCCATTGGGCCCCACAATAGCAACACGTGTACCCATATCAATCCCGACATCTACTTCAGATAACTTAAAGTCCTCTCTTTCTGGATAGCTAAAACTAACGTCAACAAGCTGTAACAATGGTGGTGTCAATTCAGTAGGCTCGGGAAAATGGAATGTAACCGTATAATCTCTCCATCTCTGAGGGGCCTCAGGTATCTCCTCTTCTTCGTCAGCTTTTCcctttgattttttcttttgttctttaACAGCAAACTTTGCTTTTTCTTTGACTTTCTCTTGTTGTTTTTGGTTCCCAGCCCTCTTTGCAGCTTTCACCTGTTTGtcaaaagtttcaaactttttattcatttctttGCGACGTTGCTCGTACCCActttcaaaatcatcaaaatttccACGATATAAATGAAGTTTTAAATCATGTAGATGAATTATTTCATTGCAGACAGTGTTCAAGAAGTCTCTGTCATGTGAGACAACAACAAGTGTTTTCTTCCATCTGCATAAGTATTCCTCTAACCAAAGAACAGCTCTAAGATCAAGATGATTGGTCGGTTCATCTAACAATAGAAGAGTCGGTTGGATGAAAAGGGCCCGGGCCAATGAAATTCTCATCCTCCACCCACCACTAAACGACCTTGTCGCACGGGTCTGCATAACTTTTGTAAAACCCAACCCAGCAAGAATCTTCGAAGCTTGGGCTTCAGCAGCATCTGAGCCCATAATCTGCAACTTTTCATATAACTCAGCTAGTTTCTCTCCCGAATCACCACCATCTTCAACTTCATTTCCACTTTCGGCTTCAGGAGCTTCCAGCAACGATGCCACTTCTTGTCGTAGCTCAACAAGCTCTACATTTGCAGACACAACAGCTTCAAGGGCCGTTCTGTCATCACCAACTATTTCTTGCTCCACCAAAAGAACATCTATATTTTTAGGCACGGGAATCTTCCTCCAAgcaagaagcttcaacaacgtCGACTTTCCCTTCCCATTAGGTCCCACTAACCCATACCTCTTCCCATGAGAAATCTTCACAGAAGCATTCTTCAACAACTCTTTTCCACGTGCTGAAACTGAAAAATTATCCACCGTAATATCTTTCACATTTGCATCAGCTTCATCTTGACCATCAAGAACCGCAGCCCGACTTCCAATCACAACCGTGAACGCATCATGGTCATCTCTCATCGCCTCTTGCTTAGCCAGCTCAACCGCCTGCGCAGCAATCATATCCTTCTTCTCCCGTTTCTTTATCTCCTTATCCGTTACCGATATCTCAAGATTCCTATCACTAGCCCTCTCTTTCCTACTCGGCTTCCTTACCCCACCCTTTTCAATCTCCTCCTCTTCAGACTCCACATCATCTTCTTCGTCATCCGACGGAGGAAGATCAATGTCTGTATACCCCTGCACCTTAGCAGGCGCTTTCAGTTTGGTATTACGAGCCGTAGAGCTCGATGAAGTTGCTTTCTTCGCCTTATCAGGTTTCTGGTCCATACTTGCAAGCATAGCTGAAACAGATAACTTCTCCTTTTTTCCTTCTTTATTACCTACTTTACTTACACCGTCTTCCGGTTTCTTCTTACCCATCGCTTATTACAATCCTAGatctaaaaaaaacaatatttgtATAAGAAAACTTCAACTTATTACTCGTATCTAAAGTTTTAAACTAGATAACAAGTGTCCCTCATACccataataatattaacatacTTAACTTAAACCATCAAGATTGAAACTTTAATCTAAAATACTTGACCcaattatataacaattaatacccaaaaacaaaaaatcatataaatcattaatGCGAATTATATAAAGAATTCAAGAAAACTGGATCAGAGCACGGTGCAACTTCGTGTCAAAACTGTTACCAAAATCTCATCTCAATCGAATCAAAAACTAAagtaaagtaaataaataatacgagtaataatcaATGAAAATAATAAGGAAAGTAAAAGCAAAGAACACCTACAAGTTTCAAGCAACCTCCTTTGTTGATTACCACGACAAAGCAACCAATTTTCGAACAGATATCCCTTTCGAATAGAAATCCGATTCCTTGTTGATTACCACAAGCTCAAcgaatctgtatctatataatctatatgtatgtgtgtgtgtgtgtgtacagAAATCAATCCGTTTCTCGTATGGTGTAAAGCGGCTGCAACGAACGCTGGTACCTAATCCTAGAAAATAACCGAATGAGAATAATAATGTGATTGTATGAGCCCAGGCCCAAATTGTGGCAACATATCTTGTGTAAGCCCAAACTCAAAATATGGCAATATGTATCTATTTTATGCCCAAAACTTAaagattaataattaattaaattatttcacaagcatttgtttgttttttaagacataaaagTATCAATATTTAGATTTCATCTTATTTTATGTGATTAGAAATGTACCAATACAATACATGGATAGTTATAGTTTTTACATAAAAGACAAAACTAAAGGTGATTGAcatttaatgatgatgtaaaaGAAACCTTTAGCTTTAAATTTGAATACTGAAAAAGTGTTATACATTTCATGttggaaaataaattaattttgattttattacatattaatttattttatttttttgaaagatgaatttcgcttgaaacttcgtgtcgcgattcgacagcgagagatctaacatatgttgttttaaccgggttcgcgctagagagctccctcgaagtagaaatgtctatttcataTCCCCAATGTGGACAAAAAACCAACTAATCCGCCCGAATGCACGACCATTAATAGGGGTCAACCTTgtctcctcagacttgaacctgggtatactcaagtcaaaccctcataaaaggactacctatatctcaaagttgataAAATGgagattcgaacctgagacctataGGTGACCAAGGGAACTCCAAACCACTACACCAACTTATCATTGATATTACATATTAATTACTCGTAATCTTTTTGGTGTTATTAAACTTTCAACCTCCTTAAAGAACTGTCTTTAAGGTTTTTGATCTTTAGAGATGAAACATAACTATTTgggtaaaccacaaggacgatttgtgtcGATAACTCTTaaaaatatctatctatacccCTCATAAAAGAAACTGAACCTCCCTCCTTTAAATTTAAGattttgatatgtctaatttaccctccatcttaatatattcttatcttcattttaCAGACTGTGATTAAAATGCCCTTAAAAAAATTCAGTCTCTATCTCTCCCTCACACggaaacacatagcaaaaaccTTAACTCACAATTCGTCCCCTCATACCCCTTTCACATCCCACCGAAAAAATTCATCACATCTCCGA includes the following:
- the LOC122597473 gene encoding ABC transporter F family member 4-like, with translation MGKKKPEDGVSKVGNKEGKKEKLSVSAMLASMDQKPDKAKKATSSSSTARNTKLKAPAKVQGYTDIDLPPSDDEEDDVESEEEEIEKGGVRKPSRKERASDRNLEISVTDKEIKKREKKDMIAAQAVELAKQEAMRDDHDAFTVVIGSRAAVLDGQDEADANVKDITVDNFSVSARGKELLKNASVKISHGKRYGLVGPNGKGKSTLLKLLAWRKIPVPKNIDVLLVEQEIVGDDRTALEAVVSANVELVELRQEVASLLEAPEAESGNEVEDGGDSGEKLAELYEKLQIMGSDAAEAQASKILAGLGFTKVMQTRATRSFSGGWRMRISLARALFIQPTLLLLDEPTNHLDLRAVLWLEEYLCRWKKTLVVVSHDRDFLNTVCNEIIHLHDLKLHLYRGNFDDFESGYEQRRKEMNKKFETFDKQVKAAKRAGNQKQQEKVKEKAKFAVKEQKKKSKGKADEEEEIPEAPQRWRDYTVTFHFPEPTELTPPLLQLVDVSFSYPEREDFKLSEVDVGIDMGTRVAIVGPNGAGKSTLLNLLAGDLNPTEGEVRRSQKLRIGRYSQHFVDLLTMGETPVQYLLRLHPDQEGFSKQEAVRAKLGKFGLPSHNHLTPIAKLSGGQKARVVFTSISMSRPHILLLDEPTNHLDMQSIDALADALDEFTGGVVLVSHDSRLISRVCADEEKSEIWEVDDGVVLAYDGSFEDYKQELQKKIRDEVDE